In Trifolium pratense cultivar HEN17-A07 linkage group LG7, ARS_RC_1.1, whole genome shotgun sequence, a genomic segment contains:
- the LOC123899046 gene encoding MYB-like transcription factor ETC1 yields MANVDRSFEEVSANTSTEKSNSSQSSKVEFSEDEEDLIIRMHKLVGDRWPLISGRLPGRTAEEIKNYWTSRYSSSSQ; encoded by the exons ATGGCCAATGTGGATCGCTCCTTTGAAGAAGTTTCAGCTAATACTTCTACAG AGAAATCCAATTCTAGTCAATCTTCCAAGGTTGAATTCTCTGAAGATGAGGAAGATCTTATCATCAGAATGCATAAACTAGTGGGGGATAG GTGGCCTTTAATTTCTGGGAGACTTCCTGGAAGAACAGCTGAAGAAATAAAGAATTACTGGACTTCAAGATACTCATCAAGTAGCCAATGA